Below is a window of Burkholderia multivorans ATCC BAA-247 DNA.
ACGTCTACGTGCATCGCGGCGACGTGCTCGTCGAGATCGATCCGCGCGACTACCGCGCACAGGTCGACGCGGCGCGCGCGCAGCTCGGTCTCGCCGAGGCGCAGCTCGACGCGGCCCGCGTGCAGCTCGACATCGCGCGCGTCCAGTATCCGGCGCAGTACCGGCAGGCGCGCGCGCAGATCGAATCGGCGGAGGCCGCGTACCGGCAGGCGCTGGCCGCGCAGGCGCGGCAGCGCGCGGTCGATGTGCGCGCGACCTCGCAGCAGGCGATCGACGCGGCCGACGCGCAGCGCGCGAGCGCCGACGCGAACGTCGCGATGGCGCAGGCGCAGGCGCGCACCGCGAGCCTCGTGCCGCAACAGATCCGGCAAGCCGAAACGGTCGTCGAGGAGCGCCGTCAGCAGGTCTTGCAGGCGCGCGCGCAGCTCGAGCAGGCGGAGTTGAATCTCGCGTACTGCACGATGCGCGCGCCGTCGGACGGCTGGGTCACGCGCCGCAACGTGCAGCTCGGTTCGTTCCTGCAGCCCGGTACGTCGATCTTCTCGATCGTGACGCCGCGCGTGTGGATCACCGCGAACTTCAAGGAGTCGCAACTGAAGCGGATGCGCGTCGGCGATCGCGTCGACGTGTCGGTCGACGCGTATCCCGATCTCGATCTGCACGGTCACGTCGACAGCATCCAGCTCGGCAGCGGCTCGCGGTTTTCCGCGTTCCCGGCCGAGAACGCGACCGGCAACTTCGTCAAGATCGTCCAGCGTGTGCCGGTGAAGATCGTGCTCGACGATCCGCTGCCGCGCAATCCGCCGCTCGGCCTCGGCCTGTCGGTCGAGCCGACCGTCCATCTGAAATGACCGGCCGCCGCTGCATGCGGCGCGCCGCGCACGGAGCGCAACGATGTCCGACCTTCGACTGCCGTTCATCCGAGCGGCCCTCGGCCGATGAACCGGCCCGCCGATCAGGCGGCGGCACCCGGCGGCGACTGGCGGCCGGCCGCGAATCCGTGGCTCGTCGCCGTCGTGGTCACGCTCGCCGCCTTCATGGAAGTGCTCGACACGACGATCGTCAACGTCGCGCTGCCGCACATCGCGGGGACGATGTCCGCGAGCTACGACGAGGCCACCTGGACGCTCACGTCGTATCTGGTCGCGAACGGGATCGTGCTGCCGATCTCCGGGTTTCTCGGCCGGCTGCTCGGACGCAAGCGCTACTTCGTGCTCTGCATCGCCGCGTTCACCGCGTGCTCGTTCCTGTGCGGCATCGCGACGAACCTCGGCGAGCTGATCGTGTTCCGCGTGCTGCAGGGCTTGTTCGGCGGCGGGCTGCAGCCGAACCAGCAGTCGATCATCCTCGACACGTTTCCGCCCGAGCAGCGCAACCGCGCGTTCTCGGTGTCGGCGATCGCGATCGTCGTCGCGCCGGTGCTCGGGCCCACGCTCGGCGGCTGGATCACCGATCACTTCTCGTGGCGCTGGGTGTTCCTGCTCAACGTGCCGATCGGCGTGCTGACCGTGCTCGCCGTGATGCAGCTCGTCGAGGATCCGCCGTGGCGACGCGGCGCGGTGCGCGGGCTGTCGGTCGACTACGTCGGGATCGGCCTGATCGCGATCGGGCTCGGCTGCTTGCAGGTCATGCTCGATCGCGGCGAGGACGAGGACTGGTTCGGCTCGACGTTCATCCGGACCTTCGCGGTGCTGTCCGCACTCGGGCTCGTCGGCGCGACGCTCTGGCTGCTGCGCACGAGGAAGCCCGTCGTCGATCTGTCGTGCCTGCGCGATCGCAACTTCGCGCTCGGCTGCGTGACGATCGCGACGTTCGCGGCCGTGCTGTACGGCAGCGCGGTGATCGTGCCGCAGCTCGCGCAGCAGCATCTCGGCTACACGGCGACGCTCGCCGGTCTCGTGCTGTCGCCGGGCGCGCTGCTGATCACGCTCGAGATTCCGCTCGTGAGCCGGCTGATGCCGCACGTGCAGACGCGCTATCTCGTCGGCTTCGGCTTCGTGCTGCTCGCGTTCGCACTGGCCTATTCGCGCATGCTCGTGCCCGACATCGACTATCGGCATCTGGTGATGATTCGCTGCGCGCAGTCGCTCGCGATCGGCTTCATGTTCGTGCCGATCACGACGCTCGCGTATCTGACCGTGCCGCAGCGGCTGAACGACGATGCGTCGGCGCTGTTTACGATGTTCCGCAACGTCGCCGGGTCGATCGGCATCTCGGTGTCGACTGCGCTGATTCGCGAACGCACGCAGGCACGCATGGCGCATCTGTCCGCGCATACGTCGCCGCTGTCGCAGAACTTCCAGGACGCGCTGCATGCGAACGCGCGAGCGATCGCGGAGCTGTCGGGCGGCACGCCGGCGGCCGCGCTGCAGACCGCGAACGGCCGGCTCTACGAGACCTTCGTGTCGCAGGCGACGATCCTCGCGTATATCGACGTATTTGCGCTGCTCGCGGTGTTTTGTGCCGCGTGCATTCCGCTGACATTCCTGTTTTCGCCGGTGAAGGCCGCACGCGCCGGAGGAGGGCATTGACATGACGACGTGCGACGCCGCCCGCCGCAGCCGCCGGCCGCGCGCGCTGCGCCGTGCGACCGCCGCGGCTGCCGCGGTCGCCGGCACGCTGCTGGGCGCATGTACGGTCGGCCCGGATTTCACACCGCCGCGCGCCGACGTGCCCGCGGGCTGGCATGCGCTGCAGCGCGCCGACGCGGCCGCGCCTGCGTCGGGCGCGCGCGCGCCGGCTTCCACGCCGACGACGGACGCCGATCCCGATCCGCGCTGGTGGCGCGCGTTCGGCGATCCGCTGCTGGACCGGCTCGTCGAACGCGCGGCGCGCGACAACCTCGACGTGCAGGCCGCGGTGCTGCGCATTGCGCAGGCGCGTGCGCAGGTGCGTGCCGCCGCCGCGCAGGGCTTGCCCGACGTGCGCGCAAGCGCGAGCTATCAGCGCGAGCAGCTCGGCCTGAAGGGGTTCGTCGAAGATCAAGGGTTGGACCGGCAGATCGACCGGCTCGGCGCGCCCGGTTCGCCGCTCGACCGGCTCGGGGCGGGCACCGGCGCGGCCGTGCAGCAGCGTGCGCGCGGCGCGCTCGATGCGCTGGAATCGCCGGTCAACCTGTGGCAGGCCGGCTTCGACGCGTCGTGGGAGCTCGATCTGTTCGGACGCGTGCGGCGTGCGGTGGAGGCGGCCGATGCGCAGGCGGGTGCGGCCGTCGCGAGCCACGACGACGCACTGCTGTCGCTCGAAGCGGAGGTCGCCCAGACCTATCTGCAGCTGCGCGGTGCGCAGACGCAGCGCGCGCTCGCCGACGAACTCGTGCGTGCGCAGCGCGAACTGCGCGATCTGACGCGCGAGCAGGCCGCACACGGCCTGGCGAGCGACCTCGACGTGCGCAGCGCCGACGCGCGGCTCGCCCAGTTGCGTGCGCAACTACCGAAGTTCGATCAGCAGATCGTGCTGCTGAAGAACGGGCTTGCCTATCTGGTCGGCGGTGCGCCGGGCGCGCTCGACGACTGGCTCGACACGCCGCGTGCGCTGCCGGGCGTGCCGCCCGCCGTGCCGGTCGGCCTGCCGTCGACGCTCGCGCGCCGCCGGCCCGACATCCGGCGCGCGGAAGCCGACCTGCACGCGGCGACGGCCGACGTCGGCGTCGCGGTCGCGCAGTTCTATCCGGACGTGTCGCTGACCGGGCAAGTCGGGCTGCGCGCGACACATGTGCGCGAACTCGCGCACTGGTCGCATCTGTTCTATGCGTTCGGGCCTGCGGTGTCGCTGCCGATTTTTTCGGGCGGCGCGCTGGTGTCGAACCTGCGGCTCACGCAGGCGCGTCAGGCGGAGGCGGCGCTCGCGTATCGGCAGACCGTGCTCGTCGCGCTGCGCGACGTCGACAATGCCCTCGCCGTGTACCGCACCGACCAGACGCGCGCAGCCGCGCTCGACGATGCCGTGCGCGCGGAGCAGGGCGCGCTGGAACTCGCGCGCGATCGTTACCGCAAGGGGCTGTCGCCGTTTCTCGACGTGCTGGACGCGGAGCGGCAATGGTCGGAAGGGCGTCAGCAGGCCGTGCAGGGCGCGCTGCAGACGACGACCGATCTCGTCGCGCTGTACAAGGCGCTCGGCGGGGGTTGGCGGGAGGGGGATGGCGGGCGTGATGGTGTGGCGCGTGCTGATGCTCGGCGTGTCGATGCTTCGCATGTCGATGCTGCGCGTGCCGATGCTCCGCATGCCGATGCTCCGCATGCCGATGCTGCGCGTGCCGATGCTCCGCATGCCGATGCTTCGCGAACCGATGCTTCGCGAACCGATGCGGCGGCGCGCGACGCGCAGGCGCCCGCGCAACCGTAGCCGTGCGCGGGGGCGCGCGCTGCGTCATGCTGCGCCGATACCGGCGCGTGCTGCATGCATCGGCGATGCTGCTGGACGACCAGCGCGCAGCGGCGACACGCGCGGCTCGGGCGCCTTGCCGCGGCTAAGCCGGCGCAACTGGAACTTCACCGCGGCCCACCGACGCCGATTGCGCCACGCGCGCGCCGCGCCGAGGCGTTCCTCTAATGCAGGTCCTTGACCTTGAAGTGAAGTTCAAGCCTAGAGTGCCGGCTGAGGGTCTTTGAGCCCGCGGGCTCGCGGTGTAGTGCCTGCCGCGACGAATCAGCGAGGAGAGGCAGGACATGGACATACGCACCGGCACCACGCCAGTCGGCTTCGGGCCGCACACGGTCGACGTGCCCGCCGGCGGCTACTACGACCGCTTCCGGATGAATCCGGATCTCGACGACTTCGCGCGCGACCCGGCCGCCGGCAATGTCGCCTTCTTCCGGCGCATTCCAAAGCGCATCGTGGAGTCGTCGCTCGGCGCCATCCGGGCGCCGAATTTCTACTACCGTTCCGGCAGCGTGCAACTGCTGTTCGTCGCGCCGCTCGTAGCGCTGAGCGCGCGTTATCCCATCGTGTCGCCAAGGAATCATCGATGACCCACCCCTCCTACGACCTCGTGGTGTTCGGCGCGACGAGCTTCGTCGGCCAGATCCTCACGCGCCATCTGGCCGAACATCTCTCGAGCGGCGCCGACACGCTGCGCTGGGCGATTGCCGGCCGCTCCGAAGCGAAGCTTGCGCAGTTGCGCGATTCGCTCGGCGACGCGGCGCGCACGCTGCCGATCCTCGTCGCCGACGCGTCCGACGACGCGCAGCTCCAGACGCTCTGCGCGCAGACGCGCGTCGTCGTGTCGACCGTCGGCCCCTATGCGCTGTACGGCGAGCCGCTCGTGCGCGCCTGCGCGCAAAGCGGCACCGACTATTGCGATTTGACCGGCGAGACGCAGTGGATCAAGCGCATGATCGACCGATACGAAGCAGCCGCCACGCAGTCGGGCGCGCGCATCGTGCACTGCTGCGGCTTCGATTCGATTCCGTCGGATCTTGGCGTGTACGTCCTTCAGCAACGCGCGCTGCACGAATGGGGCGCGCCGGCCGAGCACGTGACGATGCGCGTCAAGACCCTGAAGGGCAGCGCGTCGGGCGGAACGGTCGCGAGCATGATCAATGTCGTTCGCGAGGCCGCGGCCGATCCGGCACTGCGCCGCATGCTGCTCGATCCGTATGCGTTATGCCCGCGCGATCATCGCTTCACGGTGCGTCAGCATGCGGTCCGGTCGGCCGAGTTCGATCGCGATTGCGACGCGTGGATCGCGCCGTTCGTGATGGCGGCCGTCAACGAGCGCGTCGTACACCGTTCGAACGCGCTGGCCGGCGACGCATACGGCAACGGCTTCCGCTACGACGAAGCGATCGTGACGGGGCACGGTATCTGCGGGAGCGTCGTTGCGCGGGCGACCGTCGTCGCGCTGGGCGCATTCATGGCCGGCGTGCTCGTGAAGCCCGTGCGCAGCGCGATGGAGCGTTTCCTGCTGCCGAAGCCCGGCGAAGGGCCGAGCCTCGCTGCCCAGCGCGCGGGCTGCTTCGATCTGCGCTTCTTCGGTCACGCACCGGACGGGCGGATCGTGCGCCTGAAGGTGACCGGCGATCGCGATCCCGGTTATGGGTCGACGGGCAAGATGCTCGGGCAGGCGGCGATCTGTCTCGCGCTCGACTGCCGCGCAGGCAGCGACCGCACGCGCGGCGGCGGGTTCTGGACGCCCGCGACGATGTTCGGCGAGCGGCTCGTCGACCGGCTCGTGCGGCATGCGGGCTTGCGTTTCGACGCGATCTGAGCCGATTCCGCAACGACGTGTGCGGTGCCGATGCGGCACCACCGCGCACCGCTGCGACGCGTCGCGAAATCGCCGGCCGATGCGGCACCGATGGGCCGGCGCATGCGTTGCGTTTCGTTGCGTTGCGCGCGCGCGACCGGCTACAGCAGCGCCGCGACCTGCTCGGCCGTCGCCTTCGCCGACTGCGGATTCTGTCCCGTCACGAGGTGCCCGTCGACGACGACGTTCGACGTAAACGGCAGCAGCGCCTTCTCATAGCGCGCGCCGCGCCGTTTCATTTCCTCTTCGACGTTGTACGGCACCTTGTTCGCGACGCCGGCCAGCACCTCCTCGATCCACGCGTAG
It encodes the following:
- a CDS encoding HlyD family secretion protein, whose product is MSEVTVSPLPDRLRDRVAPTRASPLARRQARTRTARGVRRRASARTADAPLDREPGGAPVRVARAGDDDAGRGSGTGSGHGEPRGERDADAPGGGGGDRHPHDDRGGRTGGDGDGAGDGGERKRPGRKPLIILGAIALLIVVGGLVWWFATRNQESTDDAYTDGNAVAVAPHVSGYVTRLAVDDNVYVHRGDVLVEIDPRDYRAQVDAARAQLGLAEAQLDAARVQLDIARVQYPAQYRQARAQIESAEAAYRQALAAQARQRAVDVRATSQQAIDAADAQRASADANVAMAQAQARTASLVPQQIRQAETVVEERRQQVLQARAQLEQAELNLAYCTMRAPSDGWVTRRNVQLGSFLQPGTSIFSIVTPRVWITANFKESQLKRMRVGDRVDVSVDAYPDLDLHGHVDSIQLGSGSRFSAFPAENATGNFVKIVQRVPVKIVLDDPLPRNPPLGLGLSVEPTVHLK
- a CDS encoding DHA2 family efflux MFS transporter permease subunit, producing the protein MNRPADQAAAPGGDWRPAANPWLVAVVVTLAAFMEVLDTTIVNVALPHIAGTMSASYDEATWTLTSYLVANGIVLPISGFLGRLLGRKRYFVLCIAAFTACSFLCGIATNLGELIVFRVLQGLFGGGLQPNQQSIILDTFPPEQRNRAFSVSAIAIVVAPVLGPTLGGWITDHFSWRWVFLLNVPIGVLTVLAVMQLVEDPPWRRGAVRGLSVDYVGIGLIAIGLGCLQVMLDRGEDEDWFGSTFIRTFAVLSALGLVGATLWLLRTRKPVVDLSCLRDRNFALGCVTIATFAAVLYGSAVIVPQLAQQHLGYTATLAGLVLSPGALLITLEIPLVSRLMPHVQTRYLVGFGFVLLAFALAYSRMLVPDIDYRHLVMIRCAQSLAIGFMFVPITTLAYLTVPQRLNDDASALFTMFRNVAGSIGISVSTALIRERTQARMAHLSAHTSPLSQNFQDALHANARAIAELSGGTPAAALQTANGRLYETFVSQATILAYIDVFALLAVFCAACIPLTFLFSPVKAARAGGGH
- a CDS encoding efflux transporter outer membrane subunit; this translates as MTTCDAARRSRRPRALRRATAAAAAVAGTLLGACTVGPDFTPPRADVPAGWHALQRADAAAPASGARAPASTPTTDADPDPRWWRAFGDPLLDRLVERAARDNLDVQAAVLRIAQARAQVRAAAAQGLPDVRASASYQREQLGLKGFVEDQGLDRQIDRLGAPGSPLDRLGAGTGAAVQQRARGALDALESPVNLWQAGFDASWELDLFGRVRRAVEAADAQAGAAVASHDDALLSLEAEVAQTYLQLRGAQTQRALADELVRAQRELRDLTREQAAHGLASDLDVRSADARLAQLRAQLPKFDQQIVLLKNGLAYLVGGAPGALDDWLDTPRALPGVPPAVPVGLPSTLARRRPDIRRAEADLHAATADVGVAVAQFYPDVSLTGQVGLRATHVRELAHWSHLFYAFGPAVSLPIFSGGALVSNLRLTQARQAEAALAYRQTVLVALRDVDNALAVYRTDQTRAAALDDAVRAEQGALELARDRYRKGLSPFLDVLDAERQWSEGRQQAVQGALQTTTDLVALYKALGGGWREGDGGRDGVARADARRVDASHVDAARADAPHADAPHADAARADAPHADASRTDASRTDAAARDAQAPAQP
- a CDS encoding saccharopine dehydrogenase family protein, whose product is MTHPSYDLVVFGATSFVGQILTRHLAEHLSSGADTLRWAIAGRSEAKLAQLRDSLGDAARTLPILVADASDDAQLQTLCAQTRVVVSTVGPYALYGEPLVRACAQSGTDYCDLTGETQWIKRMIDRYEAAATQSGARIVHCCGFDSIPSDLGVYVLQQRALHEWGAPAEHVTMRVKTLKGSASGGTVASMINVVREAAADPALRRMLLDPYALCPRDHRFTVRQHAVRSAEFDRDCDAWIAPFVMAAVNERVVHRSNALAGDAYGNGFRYDEAIVTGHGICGSVVARATVVALGAFMAGVLVKPVRSAMERFLLPKPGEGPSLAAQRAGCFDLRFFGHAPDGRIVRLKVTGDRDPGYGSTGKMLGQAAICLALDCRAGSDRTRGGGFWTPATMFGERLVDRLVRHAGLRFDAI